The Leptospira selangorensis sequence AGATAGAGATGCTGCCCTGGATTTTAGCCGTTGGACCAGGATCGAAAAGATCAGACTAGTTCATGGTTTCGACGGAACTGAGATCGCAGAAGGGGAGAATGTGGACTTCGGACAGATAGATGGACTTCCATTGCGTAAATGGGTAGTTTTCGATATGAAAAATTCGAGCAAATACAAGTTCACTCCTAGAAAACAATACCAGCCTGTCAAACTCACCGACGAAAACGACAGACCTTGATTTCAAGATAAAGCAAGATGAATCCGGAATATTGTTGCTTAGACCCTTCTATTACGGATCCTAAAGACTTAATTTCTTTCGAATATATTAATCCTGAAGTTCTGGATCTCATTAAATTGGACCCAAGATTTCAACAGGGTAGTCGGATGGTCTCTCTAGGAGAATTAAATCTGGCTACGATGAAGTACATCCAAGGTATGATCCAAAAGGAAACTTCTGAACTGAGTTCCTTGGAAGAAGAAGTCAAAAACAGCCTGGAAAATCAGGAACTAATCTCTGAAGATCTCAACCAAACGTTTCAATCTGGATTGACCTTCGGACAAAGAGTCGCAGATAAGGTGGCTGACTTCGGCGGAAGCTGGACATTTATACTTCTATTCGGTTTTTCTATGGCGGTTTGGATCGGGATTAATGTATTCTTTACCGTTGTAAGATTCGATCCTTATCCTTTTATTTTACTTAATTTACTTTTATCTACTTTAGCTGCGATCCAAGCCCCTATTATTA is a genomic window containing:
- a CDS encoding DUF1003 domain-containing protein, with product MNPEYCCLDPSITDPKDLISFEYINPEVLDLIKLDPRFQQGSRMVSLGELNLATMKYIQGMIQKETSELSSLEEEVKNSLENQELISEDLNQTFQSGLTFGQRVADKVADFGGSWTFILLFGFSMAVWIGINVFFTVVRFDPYPFILLNLLLSTLAAIQAPIIMMSQNRQEAKDRARSEMDYKINLKAELEIRHLHEKIDHILKNQWRRLTEIQQIQMQMMQILGNHK